One Candidatus Thermokryptus mobilis DNA window includes the following coding sequences:
- a CDS encoding glycoside hydrolase family 113, with product MINYRLRKALIFILFILNGCDFIVTVKGEKTEKIQIYKRGFNFVSWKRTEYGSDYARASFDTMSTSGANWVSIVVTLYQKNFSDTAVFEDINKSPSIYSISQIVQYAHTKGFGVMLKIHVDSNDDVSRTKIKPFDVSAWFRNYSKYVLNYARVSEMLGVELLCIGTELSGLSGEKKHWSDLIESVRNVYSGKIIYASNFDEYRNVSFWDKVDFVGIDFFAPVSNKPDPVYDEIVLGWQPYLNDLKSWFVESNIDKKLIFTEIGYPATDGASMKPWKIGEALDLDEQSLCYDVALEMISKLNFVDGVFIWNWNANLESDSLKKDFSPYGKPSIEVIKKHWLKVRV from the coding sequence TTGATCAACTACAGATTGAGAAAAGCTTTAATTTTCATCCTGTTCATTTTAAATGGATGTGATTTTATCGTAACGGTCAAAGGCGAGAAAACTGAAAAAATTCAAATTTACAAAAGAGGTTTTAACTTCGTCTCTTGGAAAAGGACTGAATATGGAAGTGATTACGCAAGGGCCTCGTTTGACACAATGAGCACATCCGGTGCAAACTGGGTTTCAATTGTCGTTACGCTTTATCAGAAAAATTTCTCTGATACAGCAGTGTTTGAAGATATTAATAAGAGCCCGAGCATTTATTCTATTTCTCAAATCGTTCAGTATGCCCATACGAAAGGTTTTGGTGTGATGCTTAAAATTCATGTTGATTCTAACGATGATGTTTCAAGGACAAAGATAAAACCATTTGATGTTTCCGCTTGGTTTAGGAATTATTCAAAGTATGTTTTAAACTATGCTAGGGTTAGCGAAATGCTTGGCGTTGAGTTGCTTTGCATAGGCACGGAACTTTCAGGATTAAGCGGTGAGAAAAAGCATTGGTCCGATTTGATTGAAAGCGTAAGAAATGTGTACAGCGGTAAAATTATCTATGCTTCAAATTTTGATGAATATAGGAATGTTTCATTTTGGGATAAGGTAGATTTCGTTGGGATAGATTTTTTTGCTCCAGTTTCAAATAAACCTGATCCAGTTTATGATGAAATTGTTCTGGGTTGGCAACCTTATTTGAATGATTTAAAGAGTTGGTTTGTTGAGTCAAACATTGATAAAAAATTGATTTTCACGGAGATCGGCTATCCTGCGACGGATGGCGCGAGTATGAAACCATGGAAGATCGGAGAAGCCCTTGACCTTGATGAACAAAGCTTATGTTATGATGTAGCGCTTGAAATGATTTCCAAGCTGAATTTTGTTGATGGTGTTTTCATTTGGAACTGGAATGCGAATTTGGAAAGTGATTCGCTTAAAAAGGATTTTTCTCCATATGGTAAACCATCAATTGAAGTGATAAAGAAACACTGGTTAAAAGTTAGAGTTTAA
- a CDS encoding bifunctional 3,4-dihydroxy-2-butanone-4-phosphate synthase/GTP cyclohydrolase II, with product MMPMEKFNTIDEAIEDIRAGKIVIVVDDEDRENEGDFIMAAEKVTPESVNFMAKYGRGLICVAITENRARELEFEPMVEFNTARHGTAFLVSVDYLKGTTTGISAFDRAATIKAIVDPNSKPSDFAKPGHIFPLQAVEGGVLRRAGHTEAAVDLARLAGLYPAGVLCEIMNDDGTMARVPDLFKIAKKFGLKIITIKDLISYRLKREKLVRKITTTKLPTRYGFFDLHLYESLTDGKVHVALVKGKIDDGDPVLVRVHSECLTGDVFGSFRCDCGEQLHSAMKMIEREGRGVLLYMRQEGRGIGLVNKIKAYRLQDEGKDTVEANEMLGFKPDLRDYGIGAQILVDLGVRKMRLLTNNPKKIVGLAGYGLEVVERVPIEIEPNQVNINYLRTKRDKLGHLILMNEKNDNEKK from the coding sequence ATGATGCCAATGGAGAAATTCAACACGATAGATGAAGCGATTGAAGACATACGCGCTGGGAAAATTGTGATAGTTGTTGACGATGAGGACAGGGAGAATGAGGGTGACTTTATAATGGCAGCTGAAAAGGTGACGCCAGAAAGCGTTAATTTTATGGCTAAGTATGGTCGCGGTTTAATTTGTGTTGCGATAACTGAAAATAGGGCTCGCGAGCTTGAGTTTGAACCGATGGTTGAGTTTAACACGGCAAGGCACGGGACGGCTTTTCTTGTGAGCGTTGATTATCTGAAAGGAACTACAACTGGCATTTCCGCTTTTGATAGAGCAGCGACAATAAAAGCGATTGTTGATCCAAATTCAAAGCCAAGCGATTTTGCCAAACCTGGGCATATTTTCCCACTTCAAGCTGTTGAAGGTGGGGTTTTGAGAAGAGCTGGGCATACTGAAGCAGCAGTTGACCTTGCGCGCCTTGCTGGGCTTTATCCAGCGGGCGTGCTTTGTGAGATTATGAATGACGACGGAACGATGGCTCGCGTCCCAGACCTATTTAAAATCGCAAAAAAATTCGGCTTGAAAATTATAACCATAAAAGACCTCATAAGCTATCGGCTTAAAAGAGAAAAACTCGTAAGAAAAATAACAACAACAAAACTTCCAACAAGATATGGATTCTTTGATCTCCACCTTTATGAAAGTTTAACCGATGGGAAAGTCCATGTCGCTCTTGTTAAAGGGAAAATTGACGATGGCGATCCAGTCCTTGTCCGTGTTCACTCGGAGTGCCTCACTGGTGATGTCTTTGGCTCTTTTAGATGTGACTGTGGAGAACAGCTCCATTCAGCTATGAAGATGATTGAACGGGAAGGAAGAGGAGTGTTGCTTTATATGCGACAAGAAGGAAGGGGAATTGGGCTTGTCAATAAAATTAAAGCTTATAGATTGCAAGATGAAGGGAAAGACACTGTTGAAGCAAACGAAATGCTTGGTTTTAAGCCCGACCTGAGAGACTATGGAATTGGCGCGCAAATACTCGTTGATCTTGGAGTGAGAAAAATGCGCCTTTTGACGAACAATCCCAAAAAAATTGTCGGACTGGCTGGTTATGGTCTTGAAGTCGTTGAGAGAGTTCCGATTGAGATTGAACCCAATCAGGTAAACATAAATTATCTGAGGACAAAGCGAGATAAACTCGGTCACTTGATCCTGATGAACGAAAAAAACGATAACGAGAAGAAATGA
- the greA gene encoding transcription elongation factor GreA, with product MAKEKKDIIYLTREKYEELQRELRELKTKGRAEVARKIAEARAHGDISENSEYETAKYEQELLEMKIQKMEETLARARIIDTKDLPTDKVYLYSKVKVLNLNTNQEIEYTIVSSQEANSAERKISIQSPIGKSLLGRSVGEIVEVKVPAGIVRYKILEINR from the coding sequence ATGGCGAAAGAAAAAAAAGATATAATTTATCTGACGCGTGAAAAATATGAAGAATTACAGCGTGAACTTCGGGAGCTTAAAACGAAGGGAAGAGCTGAGGTAGCAAGAAAAATAGCTGAGGCAAGGGCTCATGGCGATATATCCGAGAATTCAGAATATGAAACAGCAAAGTATGAGCAGGAATTGCTTGAGATGAAAATTCAAAAGATGGAGGAAACACTTGCCAGAGCAAGGATAATAGACACAAAAGATTTGCCAACGGATAAAGTTTATCTTTATTCCAAAGTTAAGGTTCTGAATCTCAACACTAATCAAGAGATAGAATATACTATTGTCTCCTCTCAAGAGGCGAATTCAGCGGAGAGAAAAATCTCTATTCAATCCCCGATAGGTAAAAGTTTGCTTGGCAGAAGCGTCGGTGAAATAGTTGAAGTAAAGGTCCCAGCTGGGATTGTCAGATATAAGATACTTGAAATAAATAGATGA
- a CDS encoding DNA-methyltransferase: protein MKKLPDGCIDLIITDPPFAIDFKAKRSNYNRDKTRVLEGYNEIPKERYYEFSINWISQAYRVLKNTGSMFVFSGWTNLKDILNALDEVGFITINHIIWKYQFGVFTKRKFVTSHYHILFVAKDEERYKFNKIEHYPEDVWIINREYWTGKIKTPTKLPTALVRKIILYASDEGDIVFDPFLGSGQVVVVAKALKRHFLGFEIVPEYCDFICERLKNMEMNLLNSKEP from the coding sequence ATGAAAAAATTGCCCGATGGGTGCATTGATCTTATTATAACTGATCCACCTTTTGCAATTGATTTCAAAGCCAAGCGATCAAACTATAATAGGGATAAAACAAGGGTTCTTGAAGGTTACAATGAAATTCCAAAGGAGAGATACTATGAATTTTCAATTAATTGGATTTCACAAGCTTATAGAGTATTAAAGAACACTGGATCAATGTTTGTTTTCTCTGGTTGGACGAATTTAAAAGACATTTTAAATGCGCTTGATGAGGTCGGCTTTATAACGATAAATCATATCATCTGGAAGTATCAATTCGGTGTTTTCACGAAGCGAAAGTTCGTCACAAGTCATTACCACATACTTTTCGTTGCCAAGGATGAGGAAAGATATAAGTTCAACAAGATAGAACACTATCCTGAGGATGTCTGGATAATAAATAGGGAGTATTGGACGGGAAAGATAAAGACGCCGACGAAGTTACCTACCGCCCTTGTTCGTAAGATAATTCTTTATGCGTCTGACGAAGGTGATATCGTTTTTGACCCTTTTTTGGGTTCGGGACAGGTTGTCGTAGTTGCAAAAGCTTTGAAAAGGCATTTCTTGGGGTTTGAAATTGTTCCAGAATATTGTGATTTTATCTGTGAAAGGTTAAAAAACATGGAGATGAACCTCCTTAACTCAAAAGAGCCTTGA
- a CDS encoding amidohydrolase: protein MRFKIFILAFFISQQILISQMPKADIIFINGKIWTVDKSKPIAQAVAVLGDKIIGVGTNTEIKKYAGKNTKVVDLKGRLMLPGFIDDHTHFVSGGFQLMSVDLRDAKTPDEFAKRIKEYAEKNPGRWITGGDWDHELWGGELPRKEWIDQFTQQNPVFVTRYDGHMGLANSAALKLAGITRETPDPPGGLIVRDENGEPTGILKDEAMSLVYRVIPEPTLEERINAIKLALEEAKKLGLTGIHDIGTSDDLRAYQELYKRGELTIRVYLRLPISQWEDLAKLGIQVPFGNEFIRIGSLKAFADGSLGSMTALFFDPYNEDPNTRGLATDIVQDGRLEKWATEADKAKLQLSIHAIGDSANSLVLSIFEKIVEKNPTWDRRFRIEHAQHIHPKDFQRFKKLNVIASMQPYHAIDDGRWAEKRIGKERCRTSYAFRTFLDSGVKLCFGSDWNVAPLSPILGIYAAVTRQTLDGKHPEGWFPEQKITVEEAVECYTINNAYAEFAENEKGSISVGKLADFVVLSEDIFKISPERIKDVSVLMTVLGGKIIYQSESF, encoded by the coding sequence ATGAGATTTAAAATTTTTATCCTTGCCTTTTTCATTTCACAACAAATTCTCATCTCTCAAATGCCAAAAGCAGACATAATTTTCATCAACGGGAAAATTTGGACAGTTGACAAATCAAAGCCGATCGCACAGGCGGTTGCAGTCCTCGGTGATAAAATTATCGGTGTTGGGACAAACACGGAGATTAAAAAATACGCAGGTAAAAATACTAAAGTTGTTGATTTGAAGGGTCGTCTTATGTTGCCTGGTTTCATTGATGACCATACTCATTTTGTCAGTGGTGGATTTCAATTGATGAGTGTTGATTTAAGAGATGCTAAAACGCCTGATGAATTTGCCAAAAGAATAAAGGAATACGCTGAGAAAAACCCCGGGCGCTGGATTACAGGTGGCGACTGGGACCATGAACTTTGGGGAGGGGAACTTCCAAGAAAGGAATGGATTGATCAGTTTACTCAGCAAAATCCTGTCTTTGTGACAAGATATGATGGGCATATGGGGCTTGCAAATTCGGCTGCTTTGAAACTTGCTGGGATAACGCGTGAAACCCCAGACCCACCTGGGGGCTTGATCGTAAGGGATGAAAATGGTGAACCAACAGGAATTCTTAAGGATGAGGCAATGTCGCTTGTTTATAGGGTCATACCTGAGCCGACACTTGAGGAGAGAATCAATGCGATAAAGCTTGCACTTGAGGAGGCAAAAAAACTTGGACTTACAGGGATCCATGACATCGGGACGAGCGATGATTTAAGGGCTTATCAAGAGCTTTACAAAAGGGGAGAGCTTACAATAAGGGTTTATTTACGGTTACCTATTTCACAATGGGAAGACCTTGCAAAGTTAGGAATTCAGGTTCCGTTTGGAAATGAGTTTATAAGGATTGGCTCTTTAAAAGCATTCGCTGATGGTTCATTGGGTTCAATGACAGCGCTTTTCTTTGACCCGTATAATGAAGACCCAAATACGCGAGGTCTTGCAACGGATATAGTTCAGGATGGTCGTCTTGAAAAATGGGCTACCGAAGCTGATAAGGCAAAACTTCAACTTTCAATCCACGCGATCGGTGATAGCGCAAATAGCTTGGTTTTATCAATTTTTGAAAAAATCGTTGAGAAAAATCCAACATGGGATAGGAGATTTAGAATTGAACACGCTCAGCATATTCATCCGAAGGACTTTCAAAGATTTAAGAAGTTAAATGTCATAGCATCAATGCAACCATATCATGCAATTGATGATGGAAGATGGGCTGAGAAAAGAATTGGTAAGGAAAGATGCAGAACAAGTTATGCATTCAGAACATTTCTTGACAGTGGGGTTAAGCTTTGTTTTGGGAGTGACTGGAATGTCGCACCGTTGAGCCCAATTCTTGGGATCTATGCAGCTGTTACAAGGCAAACGCTTGATGGAAAACATCCAGAGGGTTGGTTTCCTGAACAAAAAATCACGGTTGAAGAAGCTGTTGAGTGCTATACTATAAACAATGCTTATGCTGAATTTGCTGAGAATGAAAAAGGTTCAATCTCGGTTGGAAAGCTTGCTGATTTTGTAGTTTTATCAGAGGATATATTCAAAATCTCACCCGAAAGGATAAAAGATGTAAGTGTTTTAATGACCGTTCTCGGTGGGAAAATAATCTATCAGAGCGAATCGTTTTAA
- a CDS encoding TldD/PmbA family protein gives MKKVIERALSKGGDFAEIYFEYRIELAINLSENKIKSLNYGISPGLGIRVISGSKTGYAYTDDFRFEKILEVADVASYVADSGIGNKAVNLEARKRVEQNFQVERPIYLLDIDKKIEWLWRANDSARSYDGRIKQVDINYFESARYFWIANSEGVCVESDDSLFRIFITSVAISDGLREMGVSYLGGRYGYDFLLENPPEKFGVDSAKQAVSKLYAKPAPAGNFPVLIKSGWGGVLVHEAVGHGLEGDFNRKGISVYSGKLGQKVCSELVTIIDDGTVPNSRGSVAIDDEGTPTQRTVLIENGVLKNYMLDKLNAKLLNLESTGNGRRESYRHYPLPRMRNTFIDAGKDDPSDLIKSIKFGIYAKSLGGGQVDIVSGNFVFEINEGYLIENGEITHQIRGANLIGNGPEVMRKVIGVGNDLEIEKGTGTCGKDGQYVPVGVGQPTILVSEMTVGGTQV, from the coding sequence ATGAAAAAAGTGATAGAAAGGGCGCTTTCAAAGGGTGGTGATTTTGCAGAGATATATTTTGAGTATAGAATTGAACTCGCGATAAATTTATCGGAAAACAAAATTAAATCCCTAAACTACGGTATATCCCCTGGACTTGGTATCAGGGTGATTTCAGGGTCTAAGACGGGATATGCTTACACCGATGACTTTAGGTTTGAAAAGATTCTTGAAGTTGCAGATGTCGCATCTTATGTGGCTGATTCAGGGATTGGAAACAAAGCAGTAAATCTTGAGGCGAGAAAGAGAGTTGAGCAAAATTTTCAAGTTGAAAGACCGATTTATCTTCTTGACATTGATAAAAAAATTGAATGGCTTTGGCGTGCGAACGACTCAGCGCGAAGTTATGACGGTAGAATAAAACAAGTTGATATAAATTATTTTGAAAGTGCGAGATATTTCTGGATTGCAAATTCCGAAGGGGTGTGTGTTGAAAGCGATGATTCTTTGTTTAGAATTTTTATAACCTCGGTTGCTATCTCCGATGGCTTGAGGGAAATGGGGGTGAGTTATCTTGGTGGAAGATATGGATACGATTTCTTGCTTGAAAACCCGCCAGAGAAATTTGGCGTTGACTCAGCAAAACAAGCTGTTTCAAAGCTTTATGCTAAACCAGCGCCTGCGGGAAATTTCCCGGTTTTAATCAAATCGGGTTGGGGTGGTGTTCTCGTTCACGAAGCTGTTGGACATGGTCTTGAGGGCGATTTCAATAGGAAAGGTATCTCGGTTTATTCCGGTAAATTGGGACAAAAGGTTTGTTCAGAGCTTGTAACAATAATTGATGATGGGACTGTGCCGAATTCAAGAGGTTCGGTTGCAATTGATGACGAAGGAACGCCAACGCAGAGAACGGTTTTAATTGAAAACGGAGTTCTCAAAAATTACATGCTTGATAAATTGAACGCGAAACTTTTGAATCTTGAATCCACAGGAAACGGTCGCAGGGAATCATATAGACATTATCCTCTTCCAAGGATGAGAAATACATTTATTGACGCTGGAAAAGATGACCCATCCGACCTCATTAAAAGTATTAAGTTCGGAATATATGCCAAGTCGCTTGGCGGTGGACAGGTTGATATAGTCAGTGGAAATTTTGTCTTTGAGATAAACGAGGGATATTTAATTGAAAATGGAGAGATAACACATCAAATTCGCGGTGCTAATTTAATTGGAAATGGTCCAGAGGTTATGAGAAAAGTTATCGGCGTTGGAAATGACCTTGAAATAGAGAAGGGGACCGGAACTTGTGGCAAAGATGGTCAATATGTGCCAGTTGGGGTTGGACAACCAACAATTCTTGTAAGTGAAATGACAGTTGGTGGGACACAGGTTTGA